Proteins found in one Triticum aestivum cultivar Chinese Spring chromosome 4D, IWGSC CS RefSeq v2.1, whole genome shotgun sequence genomic segment:
- the LOC123096551 gene encoding WEB family protein At5g55860: MGTPHADSEKTGEIDTRAPFESVKAAVSLFGEVRFSSERSATRKAQAPQAERVLAKETELHLAQKELDKYKEQLSNAETTRLQALSELERAKKSVVDLTNKLDAVNKSKELNIRATENANIRTKELEGGSSSEAVGKDGPLKQELDNAREQYAIALADLDAAKQELRKMRKDFETSLDAKLLAAQQEAESVQSSESNKEKASQLRTEIAMVQESLTHAKAATEQAREEEANILAEKDAARRTCKESLEEAQRKLSNLRNDFDPVAFKGLQEKLDETYSEIASLQKKIEDARDRDLESVSAVSTELDDAKETLQKVAQEQTSLSSLVESLRLELQAVKEEHSQLKHKDAEIESIVGDLHVKLQKCKSDLETAVATESDATLASDDLMLALEQLSSESKNALQEAEVLQKRAAELRDEAEAARASLVEAEQKLQSSLKEAEVAKAAETRALDQIKQLSEKASAVRASISEPGANITISKEEFESLSRKVEQTEKLAEMKVAAAMAQVDAVRASENEAIKKLEAARKEMEDMELATEEALKKAETAEAANKAVESELKRWREKEEQNKNTETYVPPVGATSLADAPSHKASSAKANEKSNGHQKNSKAVLRKSFMLPSITGMFHHKKKNNADGSSHS; the protein is encoded by the exons ATGGGGACACCACACGCTGATTCAGAAAAGACTGGAGAAATAGATACAAGGGCTCCTTTTGAATCTGTTAAAGCTGCAGTAAGCTTGTTTGGAGAGGTTCGGTTTTCCTCTGAAAGATCCGCCACCAGAAAGGCACAGGCCCCACAAGCAGAG AGGGTGTTGGCTAAGGAGACAGAACTGCACTTGGCTCAGAAAGAGTTGGATAAATACAAGGAACAACTGAGTAATGCTGAGACTACCAGACTCCAGGCCCTCTCTGAGCTTGAGAGGGCTAAAAAAAGCGTTGTGGATCTAACAAATAAGCTTGATGCAGTCAACAAGTCAAAAGAACTGAATATCCGGGCAACAGAAAATGCAAATATTCGAACAAAGGAGCTCGAAGGTGGCAGCTCTAGTGAAGCCGTTGGAAAGGATGGTCCTTTGAAGCAGGAGCTAGACAATGCGAGGGAACAGTATGCTATTGCTTTGGCAGATcttgatgcagcaaagcaggagcTTAGAAAAATGAGAAAGGATTTTGAAACCTCACTGGATGCTAAGTTACTTGCTGCCCAGCAGGAAGCAGAGTCTGTGCAGTCTTCTGAATCAAACAAGGAAAAGGCATCTCAACTCCGTACCGAGATTGCAATGGTTCAAGAGTCACTTACGCATGCTAAGGCAGCCACAGAGCAAGCACGTGAAGAGGAGGCAAACATCCTTGCTGAGAAGGATGCTGCCAGGAGAACTTGTAAAGAATCTCTGGAAGAAGCTCAGAGAAAATTGTCAAATTTGAGAAATGATTTTGATCCTGTAGCTTTCAAGGGCCTCCAGGAGAAACTCGATGAGACTTATTCTGAGATTGCATCTTTGCAGAAGAAGATCGAAGatgcgagagatagagatttgGAGTCTGTTTCTGCTGTCAGCACAGAGTTGGATGATGCTAAAGAAACGTTGCAGAAAGTTGCACAAGAGCAAACTTCTCTTAGCAGTTTAGTTGAATCGCTGAGGCTGGAGTTACAGGCTGTAAAGGAGGAACACAGTCAGCTGAAACATAAGGATGCAGAAATTGAATCTATTGTAGGGGACCTCCATGTTAAGCTCCAGAAGTGTAAATCTGATCTTGAGACTGCAGTAGCCACAGAATCGGATGCAACACTAGCTTCTGATGACCTGATGTTGGCCCTCGAGCAGTTGTCTTCTGAGTCAAAAAATGCTCTTCAGGAAGCTGAGGTGCTGCAAAAGCGTGCAGCCGAGTTAAGAGACGAAGCTGAAGCAGCACGTGCTTCATTAGTGGAAGCAGAGCAAAAGTTGCAGTCCTCTTTGAAGGAAGCAGAAGTAGCAAAAGCTGCTGAAACAAGGGCTCTTGATCAGATCAAGCAACTATCAGAAAAGGCAAGTGCTGTCCGTGCCTCAATATCCGAGCCAGGTGCAAACATCACGATCTCAAAGGAGGAGTTTGAATCTCTAAGCCGAAAGGTAGAGCAGACGGAGAAGCTGGCAGAGATGAAGGTCGCGGCTGCTATGGCCCAGGTGGACGCTGTTAGAGCCAGCGAGAATGAGGCGATCAAGAAACTGGAAGCTGCCCGCAAGGAGATGGAGGACATGGAACTGGCAACAGAGGAGGCGCTAAAGAAGGCAGAGACAGCGGAAGCAGCAAACAAGGCGGTCGAAAGTGAGCTCAAGAGGTGGCGAGAGaaggaagaacaaaacaaaaaCACCGAGACCTACGTGCCTCCGGTGGGAGCGACATCACTGGCAGACGCTCCATCTCACAAGGCTTCTTCCGCAAAAGCCAATGAGAAGAGCAACGGTCATCAGAAGAACAGCAAAGCTGTATTGCGGAAGAGCTTCATGCTGCCCAGCATCACAGGAATGTTCCACcataagaagaagaacaatgccGATGGCAGTTCCCACTCATAA